The proteins below come from a single Clupea harengus chromosome 21, Ch_v2.0.2, whole genome shotgun sequence genomic window:
- the tbr1a gene encoding T-box brain protein 1 encodes MPLKVCASPSIVLSDGLVKVGSGYLSYYGSELVNGDHPIMSFTDNLERNSTLKSSSSELTNHSLAISLSEVKESQEEEKGSKRTTAQDAVPEDRHTVDGSNTESYFSSPLCHAQSLSSAPGAMFTYPGQHGPAHPTFSITSPNPYMAHHPVITSGHYNGLLTSSSRQGYPAAGYPYAQQYGHGYQDGPLYQFSAGPASLLSGKAQVYLCNRALWLKFHRHQTEMIITRQGRRMFPFLSFNVTGLDPTLKYNVFVDVTLADPNHWRFQGGKWVPCGKADTNVTANRTHMHSDSPNTGAHWMRQEISFGKLKLTNNKGGSSPGQMVVLQSLHKYQPRLHVVEVNEDGTEDTNQQGRVQTFTFPETQFMSVTAYQNTDITQLKIDHNPFAKGFRDNYDTIYSGLDIDRLTPSPGDSSRPQMIPGTRYAMGSPFFQDQFSPYAKSHFNQVCGSAPGLDIDRTSLISQQQADDATTSAQRWFVAPSGNRLDFPTSGYDTAAAADFAGNAATLLSYTAGVKALSLASASCSSRAFGYYTDPNGWSSRSPPPYAVKSPSALSGWTPTSTENRIEKSTYLGDDENAEAERSSLQVCEDSKPKDMAESNWIETPTSTKSVESGDSGIYEHSKRRRVSTPVTAGTEGLSPLKTDSTTTQECENNTKDMNYTCFYSQT; translated from the exons ATGCCGCTGAAGGTGTGTGCCTCGCCCTCTATTGTGCTGTCCGACGGACTGGTGAAAGTGGGCAGTGGTTACCTTAGTTATTACGGTTCCGAACTGGTCAATGGGGACCATCCCATAATGTCATTTACTGACAACTTGGAGAGAAACTCGACTCTTAAGAGCTCCTCTAGCGAGCTGACGAATCATTCGCTTGCCATATCTTTATCTGAGGTGAAGGagtcacaggaggaggagaagggtaGCAAGCGGACGACAGCGCAAGACGCGGTCCCCGAGGATAGGCACACTGTCGATGGATCTAACACCGAGAGCTACTTCTCATCTCCACTTTGCCATGCACAGTCCCTTTCTTCTGCTCCAGGTGCCATGTTCACTTACCCGGGCCAGCATGGTCCAGCTCACCCGACCTTCTCTATTACGAGTCCGAACCCCTACATGGCACATCATCCCGTCATCACCAGTGGACATTACAACGGACTTCTGACGAGTTCTTCTCGACAAGGATACCCAGCCGCTGGTTACCCTTATGCGCAACAGTATGGGCATGGTTACCAAGACGGTCCACTATACCAGTTTTCGGCGGGCCCAGCTAGTCTTCTATCAGGCAAGGCTCAAGTATACTTGTGTAACAGGGCGCTGTGGCTGAAATTTCACAGACATCAAACAGAGATGATCATTACCAGACAAGGCCG ACGGATGTTCCCATTTTTGAGTTTTAATGTTACTGGCCTTGATCCAACGCTGAAATATAATGTGTTCGTGGATGTCACCCTCGCGGACCCAAATCACTGGCGGTTTCAGGGAGGGAAATGGGTCCCATGTGGTAAAGCGGACACAAATGTAACAG CAAACAGGACACATATGCACTCGGATTCACCAAACACTGGTGCGCATTGGATGCGTCAGGAGATTTCATTCGGAAAACTCAAGTTAACTAACAACAAAGGCGGCTCCAGCCCAGGACAG ATGGTGGTTTTGCAGTCTCTTCACAAGTACCAGCCCAGGCTGCATGTGGTCGAGGTGAACGAGGATGGCACTGAAGACACAAATCAGCAGGGCAGAGTGCAAACCTTTACCTTTCCCGAAACGCAGTTCATGTCGGTCACAGCTTACCAGAATACAGAC atCACTCAACTGAAAATCGACCACAATCCATTTGCAAAGGGATTTCGTGACAACTATGACAC AATATACTCCGGGCTCGACATTGACCGGCTGACCCCGTCGCCAGGTGATTCGTCACGACCGCAGATGATACCCGGGACTCGGTATGCCATGGGGAGTCCTTTCTTTCAAGATCAGTTCAGTCCCTACGCCAAGTCCCATTTTAACCAGGTGTGTGGATCTGCCCCTGGTCTTGATATCGACAGAACTTCTCTGATATCTCAGCAGCAGGCCGACGATGCAACGACCTCTGCGCAGAGATGGTTCGTTGCGCCTTCGGGTAACCGGCTTGACTTTCCCACTTCGGGGTATGACACAGCTGCAGCGGCCGACTTTGCAGGTAACGCGGCCACACTGTTGTCCTACACAGCGGGAGTGAAGGCACTCTCATTGGCCAGTGCCAGTTGTTCCAGTCGTGCGTTTGGTTACTACACCGATCCCAATGGTTGGTCTTCGCGAAGTCCACCGCCCTATGCTGTTAAATCCCCATCTGCTTTATCAGGCTGGACACCTACCTCCACTGAGAACCGTATTGAGAAGTCAACTTATTTGGGGGATGACGAAAATGCCGAAGCTGAGAGGTCGTCGTTGCAGGTGTGCGAGGACTCCAAACCCAAGGATATGGCAGAATCTAATTGGATAGAAACCCCAACGTCGACTAAATCAGTGGAATCAGGCGACTCTGGGATTTATGAGCACAGCAAACGGAGGAGAGTATCCACGCCGGTAACTGCGGGGACAGAGGGTCTGTCTCCTTTAAAAACGGATTCTACCACCACGCAGGAATGCGAAAATAATACCAAGGATATGAATTACACATGCTTTTACTCACAGACTTAA
- the psmd14 gene encoding 26S proteasome non-ATPase regulatory subunit 14, with protein MDRLLRLGGGMPGLGQGPPTDAPAVDTAEQVYISSLALLKMLKHGRAGVPMEVMGLMLGEFVDDYTVRVIDVFAMPQSGTGVSVEAVDPVFQAKMLDMLKQTGRPEMVVGWYHSHPGFGCWLSGVDINTQQSFEALSERAVAVVVDPIQSVKGKVVIDAFRLINANMMVLGHEPRQTTSNLGHLNKPSIQALIHGLNRHYYSITINYRKNELEQKMLLNLHKKSWMEGLTLQDYSEHCKLNETIVKEMLELAKNYNKAVEEEDKMTPEQLAIKNVGKQDPKRHLEEHVDVLMTSNIVQCLAAMLDTVVFQ; from the exons ATGGACCGGCTCTTGAGATTGGGGGGTGGAATGCCTGGACTTGGACAG GGTCCTCCAACAGACGCGCCCGCTGTGGACACAGCAGAACAAGTGTACATCTCTTCCCTTGCCCTTCTTAAG atgctgAAACACGGTCGTGCTGGTGTACCCATGGAGGTCATGGGGCTGATGCTGGGGGAGTTTGTTGATGACTACACAGTGCGTGTTATTGATGTGTTCGCCATGCCACAGTCCGGAACG GGCGTGAGTGTGGAGGCTGTGGACCCGGTCTTTCAGGCCAAGATGTTGGACATGCTCAAACAGACTGGAAG gccaGAGATGGTAGTGGGCTGGTACCATAGTCACCCTGGGTTTGGGTGCTGGTTGTCCGGcgtggacatcaacacacagcagagctTCGAGGCGCTGTCGGAGCGAGCGGTGGCCGTGGTGGTGGACCCTATCCAGAGTGTCAAGGGAAAG GTGGTGATCGATGCCTTCAGACTGATCAATGCCAACATGATGGTTCTGGGTCACGAGCCACGGCAAACCACCTCCAACCTTGGTCACCTGAACAAGCCTTCTATTCAG GCTTTGATTCATGGCTTGAATAGGCATTACTACTCCATCACAATCAACTACAGGAAGAATGAGTTGGAGCAAAAG ATGTTACTGAACCTCCATAAAAAGAGCTGGATGGAGGGACTGACTCTACAGGACTACAGTGAGCACTGCAAACTCAATGAGACCATTGTCAAGGAGATGCTGGAGCTTGCCAAGAACTACAACAAG GcagtagaggaggaggacaaaatGACTCCAGAGCAGCTGGCTATCAAGAATGTTGGCAAACAG gatcCCAAACGGCATTTGGAAGAGCATGTTGATGTGCTGATGACGTCCAATATTGTGCAGTGCCTGGCGGCCATGTTGGATACTGTGGTCTTTCAGTAA